The following are encoded together in the Mumia sp. Pv4-285 genome:
- a CDS encoding alpha-hydroxy acid oxidase has translation MDRRVPRPRDFGPLLKFKKPVLSPRKRRLAAALTIEDLRAIAKRRTPKPAFDYTDGAAEEELSLARARQAFQDVTFHPRILRDVSKVDTSCTVLGATSALPFGIAPTGFTRMMQTEGEYAGASAAGAAGIPFALSTMGTASIEDVRAANPAGRNWFQLYMWKDRDRSMALVERAAASGFEALVVTVDVPVAGARLRDARNGMTIPPTLTPRTVVNAIPRPAWWINFLTTEPLAFASLDRWSGTVAELLDTMFDPTVDYDDLAWIKEQWPGKLVVKGVQSVEDASRLAEMGVDAIVLSNHGGRQLDRAPIPFHLLPEVAREVKGSTEIHLDTGIMSGADIVAAIALGADFTLIGRAYLYGLMAGGRPGVDRTIDILTTQIERTMRLLGVSSLDQLEPGHVTQLQRLLPRRS, from the coding sequence ATGGATCGCCGCGTACCCCGTCCCCGCGACTTCGGACCGCTGCTCAAGTTCAAGAAGCCGGTGCTGAGCCCGCGCAAGCGCCGGCTCGCTGCCGCGCTCACGATCGAGGACCTGCGTGCGATCGCGAAGCGTCGTACGCCCAAGCCCGCCTTCGACTACACCGACGGTGCCGCCGAGGAGGAGCTGTCGCTCGCCCGCGCCCGTCAGGCGTTCCAGGACGTGACCTTCCACCCGCGCATCCTGCGCGACGTCTCGAAGGTCGACACGTCCTGCACCGTCCTCGGCGCCACGTCGGCGCTGCCGTTCGGGATCGCGCCGACCGGCTTCACACGGATGATGCAGACCGAGGGCGAGTACGCCGGCGCGTCGGCGGCCGGCGCGGCGGGCATCCCGTTCGCGCTGTCGACGATGGGCACCGCCTCGATCGAGGACGTGCGCGCCGCGAACCCGGCGGGACGGAACTGGTTCCAGCTGTACATGTGGAAGGACCGCGACCGGTCGATGGCGCTGGTCGAGCGCGCGGCGGCGTCTGGGTTCGAGGCGCTCGTCGTGACGGTCGACGTCCCCGTCGCGGGAGCGCGGCTGCGAGACGCCCGCAACGGCATGACGATCCCGCCGACCCTGACGCCGCGGACCGTCGTCAACGCGATACCGCGGCCGGCGTGGTGGATCAACTTCCTCACCACCGAGCCCCTCGCGTTCGCGTCGCTGGACCGCTGGTCCGGCACCGTCGCCGAGCTCCTCGACACGATGTTCGACCCGACCGTCGACTACGACGACCTGGCGTGGATCAAGGAGCAGTGGCCCGGCAAGCTCGTCGTCAAGGGTGTGCAGAGCGTCGAGGACGCCTCCCGCCTCGCCGAGATGGGAGTGGACGCGATCGTGCTGTCCAACCATGGCGGGCGTCAGCTCGACCGGGCGCCGATCCCGTTCCACCTGCTCCCCGAGGTCGCGCGCGAGGTGAAGGGATCCACCGAGATCCACCTCGACACCGGCATCATGTCCGGCGCCGACATCGTCGCGGCGATCGCGCTCGGTGCGGACTTCACGCTGATCGGGCGCGCGTACCTCTACGGGCTGATGGCCGGCGGACGCCCCGGTGTCGACCGGACCATCGACATCCTCACGACCCAGATCGAGCGGACGATGCGTCTGCTCGGGGTCAGCAGCCTCGACCAGCTCGAGCCGGGGCACGTCACGCAGCTGCAAAGGCTGTTGCCGAGGAGGAGCTGA
- a CDS encoding ABC transporter permease — protein MSTATPTVTTPAPPPPPSTGARVRKLLQARETGIVLAFLVVLAVTTAINPSFLFSKDGWRDLFLTPSILVVLAVGQAIVIITRNVDLSVGSILGLVAYATGRLFVDTGLPILVVLLLGILFGVALGLINGALVAFAKVPALVITLGTLYVYRGVMMSWAGSDRINASDIPSGLLSFGTSSILWIPSLAWISFVVLAIGAYLMGRTRGGREMYAIGSDPDAATLYGLQKTKRTLLAFAASGGLAGLAGVMYVARYGTISSGAGLGIEFEAVGAAVIGGVAIFGGSGTVLGAAVGAYLLMTINRGLPILGIQDFWQRAVVGLLIIVAIVLDKVLKDRQHKKLLAERDAA, from the coding sequence ATGAGCACCGCAACGCCCACCGTCACCACCCCGGCGCCCCCGCCGCCGCCCTCCACGGGCGCGCGCGTGCGCAAGCTCCTCCAGGCGCGCGAGACCGGCATCGTCCTCGCCTTCCTGGTCGTGCTCGCGGTGACCACGGCGATCAACCCGTCGTTCCTGTTCAGCAAGGACGGGTGGCGCGACCTCTTCCTGACGCCGTCGATCCTCGTGGTCCTCGCCGTCGGGCAGGCGATCGTCATCATCACCCGCAACGTCGACCTGTCCGTGGGCTCGATCCTGGGCCTGGTGGCGTACGCGACCGGTCGGCTGTTCGTCGACACCGGCCTGCCGATCCTGGTCGTCCTCCTGCTCGGCATCCTTTTCGGCGTCGCCCTCGGGCTGATCAACGGCGCACTGGTCGCGTTCGCGAAAGTGCCTGCGCTGGTCATCACGCTCGGCACGCTCTACGTCTACCGAGGCGTGATGATGTCCTGGGCGGGCTCGGACCGGATCAACGCCTCCGACATCCCGAGCGGCCTGCTCTCGTTCGGCACGTCGTCGATCCTCTGGATCCCGTCGCTCGCCTGGATCTCGTTCGTCGTCCTCGCCATCGGGGCGTACCTCATGGGGCGCACCCGCGGCGGCCGTGAGATGTACGCGATCGGATCGGACCCCGACGCGGCCACGCTGTACGGCCTGCAGAAGACGAAGCGCACGCTCCTCGCCTTCGCGGCCTCGGGCGGTCTCGCGGGACTCGCCGGCGTCATGTACGTCGCGCGCTACGGCACGATCAGCTCCGGCGCCGGCCTCGGCATCGAGTTCGAGGCGGTCGGTGCCGCGGTGATCGGCGGCGTGGCGATCTTCGGCGGAAGCGGCACCGTCCTCGGGGCTGCGGTCGGGGCCTACCTCCTGATGACCATCAACCGTGGTCTGCCGATCCTCGGCATCCAGGACTTCTGGCAGCGCGCTGTGGTCGGCCTGCTCATCATCGTCGCGATCGTGCTGGACAAGGTCCTCAAGGACCGACAGCACAAGAAGCTGCTGGCAGAGAGGGACGCCGCATGA
- a CDS encoding L-rhamnose mutarotase: MRRVCFQLQVRPDRIDEYKRRHAAVWPEMLEALYAAGWHNYSLFLRPDGLLIGYLETESLEAAQARMAATDVNRRWQAEMGELFEDLDGAPDEGFLELEEIFHLEDQLAAHRAAAGTTTAQPTAADTTTADTTAYGTRAHEESN; the protein is encoded by the coding sequence ATGCGTCGCGTCTGCTTCCAGCTCCAGGTCCGCCCTGACCGGATCGACGAGTACAAGCGCCGCCACGCCGCGGTGTGGCCCGAGATGCTCGAGGCCCTGTACGCCGCCGGCTGGCACAACTACTCGCTGTTCCTCCGCCCCGACGGGCTGCTGATCGGCTACCTCGAGACCGAGTCGCTCGAGGCCGCTCAGGCCCGCATGGCCGCCACCGACGTGAACCGGCGGTGGCAGGCCGAGATGGGCGAGCTCTTCGAGGACCTCGACGGAGCGCCCGACGAAGGCTTCCTGGAGCTGGAGGAGATCTTCCACCTCGAGGACCAGCTGGCCGCCCACCGTGCGGCGGCCGGCACGACGACGGCCCAGCCGACCGCGGCTGACACGACCACGGCTGACACGACCGCGTACGGGACCCGTGCGCATGAAGAGAGCAACTGA
- a CDS encoding bifunctional aldolase/short-chain dehydrogenase, with amino-acid sequence MTTMSQSTAESSTNPTVAALIARSNRLGADPKNTNYAGGNTSAKGSETDPVTGESVELLWVKGSGGDLGTLQEKGLAVLRLDRMRSLVDVYPGVDREDEMVAAFDYCLHGKGGAAPSIDTAMHGLVDAAHVDHLHPDSGIAIATSADGEKLTETVFGDKVVWVPWRRPGFQLGLDIAAIKADNPQAIGCILGGHGITAWGDTSDEAEQNSLWIIRTAEAYIAEHSRPEPFGPALDGYAALPEAERRAKAAALAPTIRGIASQDALSNLGRGMVGHFTDADVVLDFLAHAEHPRLAELGTSCPDHFLRTKVKPLVLDLPADASVEDSVARLKELAVSYREDYQGYYDRHATPESPAIRGADPLIVLVPGVGMFSFGKDKQTARVAGEFYVNAINVMRGAEGLSTYAPIDESEKFRIEYWALEEAKLQRMPKPKPLATRVALVTGAASGIGKATAEKLAAEGACVVIADLSLENAQAAAAEIGSTDVAVGVHVDVSDADAVQAMVDAAVLAFGGVDLVVNNAGLSLSRSLLETTEKDWDLQHDVMAKGSFLVAKVTAKVMIEQEMGGDIVYISSKNSIFAGPNNVAYGAAKADQAHQVRLLAAELGEHGIKVNGVNPDGVVQGSGIFASGWGANRAAVYGVEEKDLGKFYAQRTILKREVLPGNIANAVFVLCSAELSHTTGLHIPVDAGVAAAFLR; translated from the coding sequence ATGACCACCATGTCGCAGAGCACTGCAGAGTCTTCCACGAACCCGACGGTCGCCGCGCTGATCGCGCGCTCGAACCGTCTCGGAGCCGACCCGAAGAACACCAACTACGCGGGTGGCAACACCTCGGCCAAGGGCTCGGAGACCGACCCGGTCACCGGCGAGTCCGTCGAGCTGCTGTGGGTGAAAGGCTCCGGGGGCGACCTCGGCACCCTGCAGGAGAAGGGCCTGGCGGTCCTGCGCCTGGACCGGATGCGCTCGCTCGTGGACGTCTACCCGGGCGTCGACCGCGAGGACGAGATGGTCGCCGCGTTCGACTACTGCCTGCACGGCAAGGGCGGTGCGGCGCCGTCGATCGACACGGCGATGCACGGGCTCGTCGACGCGGCGCACGTCGACCACCTGCACCCCGACTCCGGCATCGCGATCGCGACGTCCGCCGACGGCGAGAAGCTCACCGAGACGGTCTTCGGCGACAAGGTCGTGTGGGTCCCGTGGCGTCGTCCCGGCTTCCAGCTCGGGCTCGACATCGCGGCGATCAAGGCGGACAACCCGCAGGCGATCGGCTGCATCCTCGGCGGCCACGGGATCACCGCGTGGGGCGACACCTCCGACGAGGCCGAGCAGAACTCGTTGTGGATCATCCGCACCGCCGAGGCGTACATCGCCGAGCACAGCAGGCCGGAGCCCTTCGGGCCGGCGCTCGACGGGTACGCCGCGCTGCCGGAGGCCGAGCGTCGTGCGAAGGCCGCCGCGCTGGCGCCGACGATCCGCGGCATCGCCAGCCAGGACGCTCTGTCCAATTTGGGGAGGGGGATGGTCGGCCACTTCACCGACGCCGACGTCGTGCTCGACTTCCTCGCGCACGCCGAGCACCCGCGGCTCGCGGAGCTGGGCACGTCGTGCCCCGACCACTTCCTCCGCACGAAGGTCAAGCCGCTGGTTCTCGACCTCCCGGCCGACGCGTCGGTCGAGGACTCGGTCGCACGGCTCAAGGAGCTCGCGGTGTCGTACCGCGAGGACTACCAGGGCTACTACGACCGGCACGCCACCCCGGAGAGCCCCGCCATCCGCGGCGCGGACCCGCTGATCGTGCTCGTCCCCGGCGTCGGGATGTTCAGCTTCGGCAAGGACAAGCAGACCGCCCGCGTGGCCGGCGAGTTCTACGTCAACGCGATCAACGTCATGCGTGGCGCCGAGGGTCTGTCGACGTACGCCCCGATCGACGAGTCGGAGAAGTTCCGCATCGAGTACTGGGCGCTGGAGGAGGCGAAGCTCCAGCGGATGCCGAAGCCGAAGCCGCTCGCGACCCGCGTCGCGCTCGTCACCGGAGCCGCGTCCGGCATCGGCAAGGCCACGGCGGAGAAGCTCGCCGCCGAGGGTGCCTGCGTCGTCATCGCCGACCTGTCGCTCGAGAACGCCCAGGCCGCGGCAGCCGAGATCGGAAGCACTGATGTCGCCGTCGGCGTCCACGTGGACGTCTCCGACGCCGACGCCGTCCAGGCCATGGTCGACGCGGCCGTGCTCGCCTTCGGCGGTGTGGACCTCGTCGTCAACAACGCCGGTCTCTCGCTCTCGCGCTCGCTGCTCGAGACCACCGAGAAGGACTGGGACCTCCAGCACGACGTGATGGCGAAGGGCTCGTTCCTCGTCGCCAAGGTGACCGCGAAGGTGATGATCGAGCAGGAGATGGGTGGCGACATCGTCTACATCTCCTCGAAGAACTCGATCTTCGCCGGCCCCAACAACGTCGCGTACGGCGCAGCCAAGGCCGACCAGGCCCACCAGGTGCGGCTGCTCGCCGCCGAGCTCGGCGAGCACGGCATCAAGGTCAACGGCGTGAACCCCGACGGTGTCGTCCAGGGGTCCGGCATCTTCGCCAGCGGCTGGGGCGCCAACCGTGCCGCGGTCTACGGCGTGGAGGAGAAGGACCTCGGCAAGTTCTACGCCCAGCGCACGATCCTCAAGCGCGAGGTCCTGCCGGGCAACATCGCCAACGCCGTGTTCGTGCTCTGCAGCGCCGAGCTCAGCCACACGACCGGCCTGCACATCCCCGTGGACGCGGGCGTCGCTGCCGCGTTCCTGCGCTGA
- a CDS encoding LuxR C-terminal-related transcriptional regulator, producing MTRSGHSRRVVSPSPLDHDDLALLGLVSQGLTVEAVGRRLLLSERTVRRRLRAVCSALGVATPIEAVVWAVRRDLI from the coding sequence ATGACGCGGAGCGGCCACAGTCGGCGGGTCGTCTCGCCGAGCCCGCTCGACCACGATGACCTCGCGCTGCTCGGGCTCGTCTCGCAGGGGCTGACCGTGGAGGCGGTCGGGCGTCGGCTGCTGCTGTCGGAACGGACCGTACGCCGCCGGCTGCGGGCGGTCTGCTCGGCCCTGGGTGTCGCGACGCCGATCGAGGCCGTCGTCTGGGCCGTACGCCGCGACCTCATCTGA
- a CDS encoding rhamnulokinase, giving the protein MTEPIRVAAVDLGATSGRVVVAEVGPGGARLDVVHRFANTPVRLTDGLHWDVVGLFREVVDGLRLAVRSSPDLAGVAVDSWAVDYALLREGRMVSTPFHYRDPRNAAAVETVHAKVDPAALYARNGLQHLPFNTLFQLVADGAHLHHADTMLLVPDLIGHWLSGHVGAEVTNASTTGLLDVTTGGWDTDLATTLGVPPGILAPLVPSGSRIGGLLPHVREEIGGHDLAVTTVGSHDTASAIAGTVLGPDDAYVSCGTWGLVGLELERPVLADEARTAGFTNEGGVDGRVRFLHNVMGLWLLSESVRTWEREDGRPLDLSALLAAAAEVEAPLVFDVDDPRFLAPGDIPERIRAYAAEHDLRRPADRAETARAILESLAAAFAATVDRAAELAGRRVRRIQVVGGGALNTLLCQLTADRSGLEVLAGPVEATALGNALVQARTLDAVSGDLDALRALVGRTLEQQRYLPRSVHSKTPLVARKVM; this is encoded by the coding sequence ATGACTGAGCCCATCAGGGTCGCAGCGGTCGACCTCGGCGCCACCAGCGGACGCGTGGTGGTGGCCGAGGTCGGCCCCGGCGGTGCCCGGCTCGACGTCGTGCACCGCTTCGCCAACACGCCCGTGCGCCTGACCGACGGCCTGCACTGGGACGTCGTCGGGCTCTTCCGCGAGGTCGTCGACGGCCTGCGGCTCGCCGTACGCTCGAGTCCGGACCTCGCCGGTGTGGCGGTCGACAGCTGGGCCGTCGACTACGCCCTCCTGCGGGAGGGACGGATGGTGTCCACGCCCTTCCACTACCGCGACCCGCGCAACGCGGCCGCCGTGGAGACGGTCCACGCGAAGGTCGACCCGGCAGCGCTCTACGCCCGCAACGGCCTGCAGCACCTGCCGTTCAACACGCTCTTCCAGCTGGTCGCCGACGGCGCGCACCTCCACCACGCCGACACGATGCTGCTGGTGCCGGACCTGATCGGCCACTGGCTGAGCGGCCACGTCGGGGCCGAGGTCACCAACGCCTCGACGACCGGCCTGCTCGACGTCACCACCGGCGGGTGGGACACCGACCTCGCCACGACGCTCGGCGTCCCGCCGGGGATCCTCGCGCCGCTGGTCCCGTCGGGGTCCCGGATCGGTGGTCTGCTCCCGCACGTCCGTGAGGAGATCGGCGGGCACGACCTCGCCGTCACGACCGTCGGCTCCCACGACACCGCCTCGGCCATCGCGGGGACGGTGCTCGGCCCCGACGACGCGTACGTCTCCTGCGGGACGTGGGGTCTCGTCGGGCTCGAGCTCGAACGCCCCGTCCTCGCCGACGAGGCGCGCACCGCCGGCTTCACCAACGAGGGCGGCGTCGACGGACGGGTCCGGTTCCTCCACAACGTCATGGGCCTGTGGCTGCTCAGCGAGTCGGTCCGGACCTGGGAGCGCGAGGACGGTCGTCCGCTCGACCTCTCCGCGCTGCTCGCCGCCGCCGCCGAGGTCGAGGCACCCCTGGTCTTCGACGTCGACGACCCGCGCTTCCTCGCACCGGGCGACATCCCCGAGCGCATCCGCGCGTACGCCGCCGAGCACGACCTGCGGCGCCCCGCGGACCGCGCCGAGACCGCCCGAGCGATCCTCGAGAGTCTCGCCGCCGCCTTCGCCGCCACCGTGGACCGCGCTGCCGAGCTCGCCGGCCGGCGCGTCCGCCGGATCCAGGTCGTCGGCGGCGGTGCCCTGAACACGCTGCTGTGCCAGCTGACCGCCGACCGCTCCGGTCTCGAGGTCCTCGCCGGACCCGTGGAGGCCACGGCGCTCGGCAACGCGCTCGTCCAGGCCAGGACGCTCGACGCCGTCTCGGGTGACCTCGATGCGCTCCGGGCGCTGGTCGGGCGCACGCTGGAACAGCAGCGCTACCTCCCCCGCTCCGTCCACAGCAAGACACCGCTCGTCGCTCGAAAGGTCATGTGA
- a CDS encoding ABC transporter permease: MTSLIHPSDTSTQPRARSYRDHQRPLWQRILFSRDLAVWVALVVVYLYASATVPFFDRPITITYLLLDVAPILLIALPMTLVIITGEIDLSVASTVALASVSFGVLYDKGTPIVLAAVAALLVGIVCGAFNGFLVTVVGLPSLAVTIGTLALYRGIAVGLLGTTAITDFPDGWTDWARGRIGESDIPSIMIPFAVLAIVFIVLLHFTAFGRGVYAIGLNEGAARFSGIRVERTKLVLFMLTGVVSALAGIYYTLRYGSARGDNANGMELQVIAAVLLGGVSIFGGRGALPGVIAGVLLIGAIGSALRLADQTADVINIVTGLLLVVSVVGSSVLGWVSSKRRSRGAPDAPSGTTQSTPPQPHNNTTLTDPDGPVGEREREDR, encoded by the coding sequence ATGACCAGCCTGATCCACCCCTCCGACACCTCCACGCAGCCGCGCGCACGGAGCTACCGCGACCACCAGCGTCCGCTGTGGCAGCGGATCCTCTTCAGCCGTGACCTGGCCGTGTGGGTCGCGCTGGTCGTCGTCTACCTGTACGCCTCGGCGACGGTGCCGTTCTTCGACCGGCCGATCACCATCACGTACCTCCTCCTCGACGTCGCCCCGATCCTGCTCATCGCGCTGCCGATGACGCTGGTGATCATCACCGGTGAGATCGACCTGTCGGTCGCGAGCACGGTGGCGCTGGCGAGCGTCTCGTTCGGCGTCCTCTACGACAAGGGCACGCCGATCGTCCTCGCGGCGGTCGCGGCCCTGCTCGTCGGCATCGTGTGCGGCGCGTTCAACGGGTTCCTCGTGACCGTGGTGGGTCTGCCGTCGCTGGCGGTGACCATCGGCACGCTCGCGCTCTACCGCGGCATCGCGGTCGGCCTGCTCGGCACCACGGCGATCACCGACTTCCCCGACGGCTGGACCGACTGGGCGCGCGGCCGCATCGGCGAGTCCGACATCCCGTCGATCATGATCCCGTTCGCGGTGCTGGCGATCGTCTTCATCGTCCTCCTCCACTTCACCGCGTTCGGCCGCGGCGTGTACGCCATCGGCCTCAACGAGGGCGCGGCACGCTTCTCCGGCATCCGCGTCGAGCGGACCAAGCTCGTCCTGTTCATGCTCACCGGCGTGGTGTCCGCGCTGGCCGGCATCTACTACACGCTGCGCTACGGCAGCGCCCGAGGCGACAACGCCAACGGCATGGAGCTGCAGGTCATCGCGGCGGTCCTCCTCGGAGGAGTCTCGATCTTCGGCGGACGAGGTGCACTGCCCGGCGTGATCGCCGGCGTGCTCCTCATCGGGGCGATCGGCAGCGCGCTGCGCCTGGCCGACCAGACCGCCGACGTCATCAACATCGTCACCGGCCTGCTGCTGGTCGTCTCGGTCGTGGGCTCCAGCGTCCTCGGCTGGGTCAGCAGCAAGCGACGATCGCGTGGCGCCCCGGACGCCCCATCAGGAACCACCCAGTCCACACCCCCACAACCCCACAACAACACCACCCTGACCGACCCGGACGGACCGGTCGGCGAGCGAGAGAGAGAAGACCGATGA
- the rhaS gene encoding rhamnose ABC transporter substrate-binding protein, whose protein sequence is MTTPNTRRRGLARVVPAVAAVLGLSLVLAACGGGDDEGGSGDGGGDLSVTFLPKNLGNPYFDASSTGGEAAVEEFGGTFKEVGPSEATPDSQVSYINTLTQQGVGAIAISANDPEAIGDALQEARDAGTKVVTFDSDTNPEYRDLFVSQADAKGIAAKQVELIAKAIGDEGKVAILSASANATNQNEWIKLMEEDLAANHPNIELVETVYGDDDDQTSFDKTAALLQKHSDLKGIISPTTVGIAAAARYLSDSQYKGKVALTGLGTPDQMREYVKDGTVGSFALWSPEDLGYLTAFASKALIDGDIKGEEGDTFEAGKLGEYTVGENGTVILGEPLEFNKDNIDDFNF, encoded by the coding sequence ATGACCACACCAAACACGAGGCGACGCGGCCTCGCACGGGTCGTCCCGGCCGTCGCTGCGGTGCTCGGCCTGAGCCTGGTGCTCGCGGCCTGCGGCGGAGGCGACGACGAGGGCGGCTCCGGTGACGGCGGCGGCGACCTGTCGGTGACCTTCCTTCCGAAGAACCTCGGCAACCCGTACTTCGACGCCTCCTCCACCGGTGGCGAGGCTGCGGTCGAGGAGTTCGGCGGCACCTTCAAGGAGGTCGGACCGTCCGAGGCGACGCCCGACTCGCAGGTCAGCTACATCAACACGCTGACCCAGCAGGGCGTCGGCGCCATCGCCATCTCCGCGAACGATCCCGAGGCCATCGGCGACGCGCTGCAGGAGGCTCGTGACGCGGGCACCAAGGTCGTCACCTTCGACTCCGACACCAACCCGGAGTACCGCGACCTCTTCGTGAGCCAGGCCGACGCCAAGGGCATCGCCGCCAAGCAGGTCGAGCTCATCGCCAAGGCCATCGGCGACGAGGGCAAGGTCGCCATCCTCTCGGCGTCGGCGAACGCGACGAACCAGAACGAGTGGATCAAGCTGATGGAGGAGGACCTCGCGGCGAACCACCCGAACATCGAGCTCGTCGAGACGGTCTACGGCGACGACGACGACCAGACGTCGTTCGACAAGACCGCCGCTCTCCTGCAGAAGCACTCCGACCTCAAGGGCATCATCTCGCCCACCACGGTCGGCATCGCCGCTGCGGCCCGCTACCTGTCGGACTCGCAGTACAAGGGCAAGGTCGCGCTGACCGGTCTCGGTACGCCGGACCAGATGCGTGAGTACGTCAAGGACGGCACCGTCGGCTCGTTCGCGCTCTGGAGCCCCGAGGACCTCGGCTACCTGACGGCCTTCGCCTCCAAGGCGCTCATCGACGGCGACATCAAGGGCGAGGAGGGCGACACGTTCGAGGCGGGCAAGCTCGGCGAGTACACCGTCGGCGAGAACGGCACCGTCATCCTCGGCGAGCCGCTCGAGTTCAACAAGGACAACATCGACGACTTCAACTTCTGA
- the rhaI gene encoding L-rhamnose isomerase produces MTNFADIASRLAEQEIEVPSWAYGNSGTRFKVFGSPGTPRTVEEKIADAAAVHRFTGLAPRVALHIPWDHVDDFGALRRYAEDLGIGLGTINSNTFQDDDYKLGALTHTDPKIRQKAIDHHFECIDVMNATGSRDLKIWLAEGSNYPGQADMRGRQDRLAESLATIYERLSDEQRLVLEYKFFEPAFYHTDVPDWGTAYTHVAALGDNAVVCLDTGHHAPGTNIEFIVAQLLRLGKLGSFDFNSRFYADDDLIVGAADPYQLFRILFEVLRGGGYGRDGDTVFMLDQCHNIEKKIPGQLRSVLNVQEMTARALLVDTEALAAAQSDGDVLLANEIFMDAFYTDVRGDLAAWRESRGLQGNPMRAYLASGYQEQIEAERVGGTQAGWS; encoded by the coding sequence ATGACGAACTTCGCTGACATCGCGTCGCGGCTCGCGGAGCAGGAGATCGAGGTTCCCTCGTGGGCCTACGGCAACTCCGGGACGCGCTTCAAGGTCTTCGGCTCGCCCGGCACCCCTCGTACGGTCGAGGAGAAGATCGCCGACGCCGCGGCCGTCCACCGCTTCACCGGGCTCGCGCCGCGCGTGGCCCTGCACATCCCGTGGGACCACGTGGACGACTTCGGTGCGCTGCGCCGCTATGCCGAGGACCTCGGCATCGGTCTCGGCACCATCAACAGCAACACGTTCCAGGACGACGACTACAAGCTCGGCGCCCTCACGCACACCGACCCGAAGATCCGCCAGAAGGCGATCGACCACCACTTCGAGTGCATCGATGTCATGAACGCGACCGGGTCGCGCGACCTCAAGATCTGGCTCGCCGAGGGCAGCAACTACCCGGGCCAGGCCGACATGCGCGGCCGCCAGGACCGGCTCGCCGAGTCGCTCGCGACGATCTACGAGCGGCTGTCGGACGAGCAGCGTCTCGTCCTCGAGTACAAGTTCTTCGAGCCGGCGTTCTACCACACGGACGTGCCGGACTGGGGGACGGCGTACACGCACGTGGCCGCTCTCGGCGACAACGCCGTGGTGTGCCTCGACACCGGCCACCACGCGCCGGGCACGAACATCGAGTTCATCGTCGCCCAGCTGCTGCGCCTCGGGAAGCTCGGCTCGTTCGACTTCAACTCGCGCTTCTACGCCGACGACGACCTGATCGTGGGCGCCGCCGACCCGTACCAGCTGTTCCGGATCCTCTTCGAGGTCCTCCGCGGCGGCGGGTACGGCCGGGACGGCGACACCGTGTTCATGCTCGACCAGTGCCACAACATCGAGAAGAAGATCCCGGGCCAGCTCCGCTCGGTGCTCAACGTCCAGGAGATGACGGCGCGCGCGCTGCTCGTCGACACGGAGGCGCTGGCAGCCGCGCAGAGCGACGGCGACGTCCTCCTCGCGAACGAGATCTTCATGGACGCCTTCTACACCGACGTGCGGGGCGACCTCGCCGCGTGGCGTGAGAGCCGCGGGCTGCAGGGCAACCCGATGCGGGCCTACCTCGCCAGCGGGTACCAGGAACAGATCGAGGCCGAGCGGGTCGGCGGGACCCAGGCCGGATGGAGCTGA